Part of the Rana temporaria chromosome 11, aRanTem1.1, whole genome shotgun sequence genome, gatgcatgcactgtcctgtcaccatttgaggaggccacgaggatggtgagcagggacagtgcatgcatcagtgagactgtccggcttattcacatgttggagcacaccctacgtggaataatggacagggcccttgaggcagaacagagggaggaagaggaggacttccttacctctcaaggccccctttatccagacactgttcctgcttgcccacctagaacacaggaagaggaggaggaggaggatgatgaggaggaggaggaggaggaggattgtatcagcagcatggaggtggagcctagcactcagcatcaacagcagcagtcttcaagggatcatttacagtcccaagtaacacgtggacttttacgtggctgggatgaggtggctgccgatcctgtcgtcctcagtgacccagaggactgtgccccgaatgcctctgcaaacctacgctgcatggcctccctgatcctgcaaagcctgcgtaaggatcctcgtgtacgtgctatcaaggagagggatcattactggctggcaactctccttgatccacgttacaagagtaaggtagcggaccttatgttgccatcgcagagggagcagaagatgaaacttctgcaggaggccttgcagaaggctctgtgcaatgcgtccccagaaccggggggattaacaaaacctggccctggacaacatcttgctgaggcttcggtgagtcaaagaaaggagcggtggagaaggtggccgtctgaccgatgcgttcaaacaattttttagtccgcagccccaaggtctgaccagttccagcaaccatcgccagtgtctggtttacatggtccgggaatacctaggggcaagatccgacttggacaccttccccactgaaaatcctctggcttactgggtcttgaggatggatcactggccagagcttgcacagtacgcaattgagctactggcttgccctgcatccagtgttctttcagaacacacattcagtgctgctggaggctttgtgaccgatcacagggtgcgcctctccaccgactctgttgatcgactgaccttcataaaaatgaatcaggcttggatcaacaccagctaccaagcacctgatgctgatgttactgaataatatttttttgttgaaatgtcagatcccttggagactgcgtatgctgatgctgagtgactgtcctgttatgctgctgatggaatatccttctcctcactTTTCTTCCTGATAtctagtaagaaatgttgtatttctgggctccgccaccagtgcctaaggcctaatttttctgcccctgtttaacaggggcgcctaataacaatttttgatgcaatactttgcacgtggctccttgttgcactccaattaaagatattgggaggggttgcagtgttgtgttgcgtctaaggcctaatgtttctgcccctgtgaaAAAAGGGGCATCTGataccaatttttgatgcaatactttgcacgtggctccttgttgcactccaattaaagatattgggaggggttccagtgttgtgttgtgtctaaaggcctaatgtttctgcccctgtgtaacaggggcgtctgatacctatttttgatgcaatactttgcacatccctccttgttgtgctccaattaaagatattgggaggggttgcagtgttgtgttgcacCTAAGGCCTAATGTTTTTTCAAGGATGAGGTTTGTTTCCTCTATTTCAGAGATACATGAGCTTATCTTCCCAAGTAGGACATTGGCACTGTTGGTGTCCACTGTGCCCCCAACACCTCCGACACCTCcagaaatttgggaaaaaaaacatgtattaaaattaggtaggcctacatgtattacctgaagctgttctgtatgacactgacctgatatgGTGGGATTCTGCAATTCCTGCACATTTGTCGAGGGTGGGGCTTCTGTGTGTGTTGGCTTCGGCGGGTCGACTGCAGCAGCTTcattgcggcctatgagattgtaaaaaaaggcatacataaatcaaaaagattagaggcctaaaagaggaatatcaatcattctttttcaaaagtttggtacaattgtctgtttttacaatccttctaagcttaacactggattttatccattaccaaaccaTGTAACCATGTTTGTGGTtaaaaacatggtgaagtcaagagaatggtccgggaagacaagagaagaggtgattactcttcacaggaagggcaatggctataagaagattggaaagatgttaaacataccaagagacaccataggaagcatcattctcaaattcaaggcaaagggcactgttgaaacgctacctggttgtggcagaaagaagatgctgacttcgactgatgtgcgctacctgaagcgtagagtggagaaaagtccccttgtgactgctgaggaactcagaaaagatttgtcagatgtgggtactgaagtttctgctaagACAATACGGCTCACACTGCGTAAttaaggcctccatgccagaactcccaggcgcacccccttggtgtctccaaagaataagaagagtcgactgcagtatgcaaaaatcatgtggacaaaccacagaagttttgggattgtgttctgtggactgatgaaacaaaattagaagtgtttgggcccatggatcaacgctatattTGGAGGagaaagaacaaggcctatgatgaaaagaacaccttgcctactgtgaagcatggcgaggggtcaatcatgctttggggctgttttgcttctgcaggtacagggaagcttcagcgtctgcaaggtaccatgaattctcttcagtaacaggagatagtggataacaatgtgatgcagtcagtcacaaacctgaggcttgggagacgttggacctttcaacaggacaatgatcccaggCATACCTctaagtccactagagcatggttgcagattaaaggctgtaacattttggagtggccatcgcagtcaccagacttaaatccgattgagaacctctggtggtacttaaagaaagcagttgcagtgtgcaagcctaagaatgtgactgaactggaggcttttgcccatgacgaatgggccaagatacccgtagatcgctgcaagcagggccggatttcccacaaggccaacaaggccaggcctaggggcggcactgtgtgcaggggtGGCACCGCGCGGCGGAGGAGACAAGGAATTTTTTCAGTGGTGCGGGCCATGCGGTGGCGGAGAGAGATTACATCTGTAACGATATTGCACGCTGGACACGCGACTAGCTGTTGTGTAAGAACCATACAGCAGCCATGTTGTTTAAAAACAGTATAAGCAGTGGAAAGAaactcactccctccctcccttattcTCAGGAATTCATAGGCATTCTACTTCAAAAGATCTGTTATCTCCTCCGAGGAACAGAGCAATCTAGGGTTCTTAATGTCTCCTGGCAGGGTTCCTGGCCTGTCGTAAAACTGTCGTCCTCTCACTTTGTAGAGTCTGCAGACCCCGGTCGTAAATGCCTTAGACTCATAAACGCTGAAGACTGAGGAATAAGTATGAACGTTACACATGTTTCATAACTTCCAGCTAACTCATAGCACAGCCAAACAACAGACATATTTAGTTtcctcagataatttgtaacgttTCAAGCTCAGACATGAATATGATCAATCATACGGAAGGCCCCTGGCCCCATTTATTCGTCCCAGGTAGAATAACCATGGTAGACTTGTCACGTTTGGACTTTTCTTAAAGCAAATATCACGCTGTACCCTAACACGGATGTTGGTAGTCTGTAACTATTAGAACTGCAGAGATATGAATATGTATCACAAAGTGTACCTGGGAATGTGGACCCTCCCAGTAACCAGCCCCTAAATCAGATGACCCGACAATTGGTCACTGGTCGTGTCAACGCCCCTTCTTGATCTGACAGAAAAGAGGAGATGCCAAATGAAGGGCAGTTCTCCTTTTACCATCCAAGCAAGAGCATCTGCCAAGTTTGAGAACCGATTACCCAGTTCATCGATCGAACTCTGATCAACCTTGGACATTAATtgcaagtattcttcttcttcaattCTACCTCCTTACTTTGTGGCTGATATTGTCATTAtctctttaaaacatatttttctgtaacaCTTTATTGCACCAAGTTTGCCCTTTTCGTAATAAACCTTTTATGTTGAAAAGTGTTAACCTTGTCTCTAAAACTCTTAATGCAAGCTATGAATGAACCTCTGCCTTTTGAAGAGCGCTACTGGTGTAGAGTAAGGCCTCTGAGCAGACGCTTATTCTAAAATCCTAATTGGTATTGCTAATTGACGGGAGTACCAACGCTTCCTTATCAATGTTGGtggtggcagttaaagggttaattgtgtcatTAGCCCAGTGACAATCGCTCTCAGGCTACTAGCACTTAGATTGTGGTCCCGCAAGCTGGGAAATCTTTGTGCTGGGCGCAGCTGAGAGTGGCATTGTTACGTAAGTGACAGCGTGGTGTGAGGTCGGCCTGTCCTTCGTCGCAAGTTGGCGGGGAGGGCGGAGATCTGACACTCGCGTTCGTCACATATTGGCTGGCAGCGTAGCGGGATAGCTTTGCATTAAGAGCATTCAGTGCATTGTTAGGAATTAGCTCTGCACTGAAGGATTGTAACCTTTTTGGAAACGGTCCTTAGAGACAAGCtggtgcatatatattttttttttatgttaaagagAGACATACAGCAACAGCTCCTTCCTACCCCTTTTCCTACCTCTGCTTTCTGTTCTATCTTTTCTGCTTGCAACATGTCTGGGTTATCAGCATATAAAAAGATGAACAAAAATGACCTAACTGCTGAGTGCGCAGGAAGAGGAATTGACATTAATGGCAAAAATCGTGAAGGCTTGATACATGCCCTACAGGAGTTTGATATCCAGGCAAACCAGAACCTGGAGGGAACCGGACCAGAAAGGGGTTCCGCTACTCCAGAGCCCAGTGGTTCAGAGGCGGCCTCACCGGATAGGCCAGCAGAGACTGACACTGGAATACCACGGATTGTTACCCCCAAGCCACCGCATGAGCAGGCCAACACCCCATTGCTTGCAACCAGCATGGACTCTCCTCAAATGCAGGAAACGCTACAACACCTCAGGGAAACGGATCCTGtggtgtacctgcagtttctcgaGTGTCAAGCTGAGAGAGACGAGCGCAGGGCTGCGGCTGAGCGAGAGGAACGCCAGGCTGAGAGGGAGGCTGCGCAGAGGGAAGCTGATCGTCGACACGAACTGGAGATGACTAGGCTCCAGCAGCAGCGACAGGTTCAGAACCCCGGATCCCTAGAGCACAGGGATGCCGCTCTGCCAGTAGCTCCGGCAGCCAAATTTCCTGTTATGGAAAAGGACAGTGACATTGACGTGTATCTACTGTCGTTTGAAAAAACTTTCCGTCAGTACCATCTGCCCCCAGCACAATGGGCCCGGTACCTGACGCCAGGGCTACGAGGCAAGGCCCTGGATGCTTATGTTGAACTGTCTGAAGAGCAGGGCAATGATTATGAGGCCCTAAAGGCTGCGATCATCCAAAAATTTCAGCTAACCCCGGAAGTGTACCGGAAGCGTTTTAGGTCCTTGCAAAAAGGGCCTGGAGACTCATACCTGGATGTGGAAAGTCGCTTACGCACCACATTTCGGCAGTGGACTAAAGGCTTGAAAGCTGATTCTTTTGAGTCCCTGGAAGATCTTATGATTGAAGATCAACTTTTGCACATCTGTCCTACAGACGTCAGACAGTTTGTGCTGGAGCGAAAGCCAACCTCGGCTAAAGTAGCAGCAGAACTGGCAGATACCTATATCCACTCTCGGGTATCTGACCATCGCAAGGCTTCTCCGAACGGATGGAAAGGAGGGAAATCGCACATGGCAACCCCTCCTCCACCTGCCAACCAAGTCCCTCAGCAGATGGAACCTGCAGTTCCTGGTGCCAAGGCATTCCTGACTAATAATCGCACATGCTACACCTGCGGGAAAGCCGGACATCTCAAGGCACAGTGCCCTGAGCAGAAGAAGCTGACATCACCTGGCCATCCGGCCAGCAACCCTTCTGCTGTACTGTTCGTCAGTGGGAAACCTCCAGTAACCAATGCCAACTTGCAGCCTGTCACCGTAGGCCACCGGACTGTAATAGGGTTGCGTGACACTGGAGCAGAAGTTACGTTGGTCAGACCAGAGGTGATAGAAGAAACAGACATCATCCCAGAGAAGTTTCTTACCCTCACTGGAGTGGGGGGAACCCTTTCCTGTGTGCCCCGTGCCTATGTTTTCATCGATTGGGGTGCCGGGAGTGGGATGAGAGAGGTGGGCGTCTCAGAGGAGATCCCTACTGCTGTGTTGTTGGGTGCTGATTTAGGTACCCTTGTTTCTTACTATGTCCCTGCTAAGAGCACCCAGGATGCTCCCACGGAACTCTCTGGACCTACCAAGGTACTGTGTACAGATGTTGGGGTAATATCTGGGAAACCTGTggatggacagagggagggggagggtgaagtTGAAGTGCAAGGTCCTCCTTATTCAGAAACAGGAGAGGAGACCCCCTTGCTTGGGAAGGTAACTGATACAGGTTCCAATGATGCTGCAATGATAAATGTTAAATGTGATGATGCTGATGTTGATGCTGATGTTGATGATAATGCATTGCCCATTTTAGTGGTCACTCGCAGTGCTGCCAAGGCGGCCGAGGTGCAGGCCCTGATCGCAGAACAGCAGGAGGAGGTCTCTGGGCCCTCTCCCTGTTCTACACCTCTGTTGAGCCTCAGCAGCCGTCCTTGTTTGCCACAGGACTgctggctgggacttgtggttctgcCTTtgaaacagcactgcagaccgaCCAAACACTAGCACAGCTCAGGAGTTCAGCTGATCGCCCCCTTGCAGAGAATTGCAAACAAAGGTCTACTGGGAGAAAGGGAAACTGTACAGAGAAGGTTTGCCTGCAGAGGGGAATGAATCTGACACAAGAAGCAGGCAGCTAGTTGTACCCAGGCCATTTAGGGGACAGCTGCTAAAAGTGGCTCATGAGATTCCCCTAGCAGGGCACTTGGGAATTACTAAGACCCGAGGGCGGTTGAGGCATAACTTTTATTGGCCTACGATGCTCACTGACATAGCTGACTACTGTCGGTCCTGTGTTACCTGCCAGTGAGTTGGCAAGGTAGGGGATGTACAGCGGGCTCCGCTAAAACCTTTGCCTGTGATTGACGAACCTTTTAAGAGGGTGGCGGTGGATATCATTGGGCCTTTGGCCATCCCTAGCAGTTCAGGCAAACGTTTTATCCTGACAGTTGTCGACTATGCCACACGGTATCCAGAGGCAGTGGCTCTCTCCTGCCTCCGGACAGACAAGGTTGCTGATGCTCTGCTGGGAATCTTCACAAGAGTGGGGTTCCCAGCCGAACTCATTAGCGATCAAGGACCTCAGTTTATGTCTGACCTGATGCAAGCTCTCTGTCTGAAGATACAGATGACGCATATCGTGGCCAGTGCTTATCATCCACAAACCAACGGCTTGTGTGAGCGTTTCAATGGCACCCTGAAACAAATGTTGTGCACCTTTGTGCACTCCCAGGGCAAGGACTGGGAACGATATCTGCCTCATCTGCTGTTTGCTTACAGAGAGGTGCCTCAGGAGTCCACAGGCTTTTCGCCATTCGAACTTCTGTATGGACGGAGGGTAAGAGGGCCCCTGGATCTAATCCGTGAGACCCAGGAGGGCAAGATTGCCGACCCAGAGGTCTCAGTTGTGGATTACGTTCTAAAATTCAGAGATAAAATGGAGACGCTGGTGGGAATTGTACGGGAAAACATGACCAAGGCCCAGACCAACCAGAAACAGTGGTATGACCGTAATGCTAGAGAGCGGACCTTCAATGTTGGTCAGCAGGTGTATGCTCTGCTTCTCCTGCGGAAGAACAAACTCCAAGCCGCATGGAAAGGCCTGTACACCATCACCCAGTGCCTGAATGATGTCACCTACTTGGTCAGGTTGGGGGAAGGGAGTAGACGGCAGAGGGCCATTCATGTGAACATGCTCAAAGCCCATCATGAGCGCACGGCCTATGTCATACCAGTCTGCAGCAGGCCGGAGCCTGAGGAGGCTCATCCACTTTTAGACCTGCTAGTTGACAGCAGGGAGGTAGACTCAGAACTCCTGATTAACTCCAAACTAACCCCCACCCAGGTACCTGGGCTAAAGAGAGTGCTGGCAGTACATGGTAGCAGGTTTACAGGGAAACCTGGGAGGACGCACCTCGCTATCCACCAGGTGGACACCGGGACACATCCGCCCATTAAACAGTCGGCCTATCGCGtctccttggaggtgctggctgaCATGAAAAGGGAGGtggaggaaatgctgcagctgggggtgaTTCAGAAGTCCCACAGTGCCTGGGCATCCCCAGTAGTCCTGGTCCCCAAAAAGGATCGGACGACCAGGTTCTGTGTGGACTACCGGAAGCTGAATGCCATCACCACTgcagatgcctaccccatgccccggattGATGAGTTATTAGATAGGCTGGCGGCCGCCCACTATATAACAATCATGGATCTGAGCAGGGGGTACTGGTAAATTCCTCTGGCCCCTGAGGCTCGGGAAAAGTCGGCTTTCATCACCCCATTCGGCTTGTTCGAATTTACCGTCATGCCGTTTGGGATGAAGAATGCCCCAGCTACCTTCCAGAGAGTCATGAATGATTTACTGGAGGGGCTGGAACCCTTTGACGTAGCCTACCTGGATGACATCGCTGTGTTCAGCCCTACCTGGGAAGAACACCTGATGCACCTGTCACAGGTCCTGGACCGATTGACCGATGCCAACCTGACTGTCAAACCCAGTAAGTGTCAGATCGGCATGAATGATGTGCATTACCTGGGACACCAGATAGGAGGAGGCACCCTGAAACCCGAGACAGGAAAGGTTGAGGCCATCCTGGCCTGGCCTATCCCCCAAACCAAAAAACAGGTTATGTCTTTCTTGGGGACCGCTGGCTATTATGGGAAGTTTGTAGGTAACTATAGCAGCCTGGCCAAACCTCTGACTGACCTAACCAAAAAGAAACTGCCCAAGGTGGTGTCTTGGACACCAGAATGTGAGCAGGCATTTCAAGCCTTGAAGGAGGCGCTGGCCAGCGCCCCTGTGCTACAGGCTCCCGACTTCACCCGCCGTTTTCTAGTGCAGACGGATGCCTCTGCCTATGGATTGGGTGCAGTCCTGAGCCAAGTGGATGATGCCGGTGAGGAGCATCCCATCCTCTACCTGAGCCGGAAAGCTGCTTCCAAGGAGTGTCTTGCGATCGTGTGGTCTCTCCAGAAGTTACAAACGTATCTTTATGGACGGCATTTCACTGTGATCACCGATCACAATCCCTTGAGCTGGCTAAATCGTGTTGCTGGGGAGAATGGCAAACTACTTCGGTGGAGCTTAATTCTGCAGCAATACGATTTCACCATCCAGCATAAGAAAGGAAGTGCCCATGGAAATGCTGATGGGCTGTCACGACAAGCCGAGCCCGCCGGAGTCGGTTGCGTCAGGAGGGAAATTGTAGTTCCCTCCCATGCAACCACCTAAGGGGGAGGTGTAACGATATTGCGCGCTGGACACGCGACTAGCTGTTGTGTAAGAACCATACAGCAGCCATGTTGTTTAAAAACAGTATAAGCAGTGGAAAGAaactcactccctccctcccttattcTCAGGAATTCATAGGCATTCTACTTCAAAAAGATCTGTTATCTCCTCCGAGGAACAGAGCAATCTAGGGTTCTTAATGTCTCCTGGCAGGTAGTCTGTAACTATTAGAACTGCAGAGATATGAATATGTATCACAAAGTGTACCTGGGTTATGGGCGTGAATGTGGACCCTCCCAGTAACCAGCCCCTAAATCAGATGACCAGACAATTGGTTACTGGTCGTGTCAACGCCCCGTCTTGATCTGACAGAAAAGAGGAGATGTCAAGTGAAGGGGAGGGCTCCTTTTACCATCCAAGCAAGAGCATCTGCCAAGTTTGAGAACCGATTACCCAGTTCATCGATCAAACTCTGATCAACCTTGGACATTaattgcaagtattctttttCTTCAATTCTACCTCCTTACTGTGTGGCTGATATTGTCATTAtctctttaaaacatatttgtcTGTAACACTTTATTGCACCAAGTTTGCCCTTTTCGTAATAAACCTTTTATGTTGAAAAGTGTTAACCTTGTCTCTAAAACTCTTAATGCAAGCTATGAACGAACCTCTGCCTTTTGAAGAGCGCTACTGGTGTAGAGTAAGGCCTCTGAGCAGACGCTTATTCTAAAATCCTAATTGGTATTGCTAATTGACGGGAGTACCAACGCTTCCTTATCAATGTTGGtggtggcagttaaagggttaattgtgtcatTAGCCCAGTGACAATCGCTCTCAGGCTACTAGCACTTAGATTGTGGTCCCGCAAGCTGGGAAATCTTTGTGCTGGGCGCAGCGGAGAGTGGCATTGTTACGTAAGTGACAGCATGGTGTGAGGTCGGCCTGTCCTTCGTCGCAAGTTGGCGCGGAGGGCGGAGATCTGACACTCGCGTTCGTCACAACATCTACTCTCATTGTTCGCACTGCTGTTCCAACTTCCGCCCTTACTTACAGCCTGTAAGTAAGGGCGGAAGTTGGAACAGCAGTGCTGTAATTGTCTCTCTTCTGTGTCACACAGCCTGTGTGACACAGAAGAGAGACAATTACGTCATCTCTCACCACCCGCCCTCACTCTCATCTCTCACTCAAGTCTCATGTGCCTCTGTTTCACGGTTAACCTGCAGCTAGTTTCCCCGCGTGGGAGAGGAGAGGCTGACAGCATTGTACCTggctgcaagtactctgcaatgctggaggggggcttgattttacatgcaattagtgaCAAACTGATACTTTTTGAGTGGCAGCCAGGTAACTGTGGCAATTCCCATTCTgctagcaggcagtgtggcaagtgacatccccatctggtggcaggcagttgtggcaagtgacattcccatctggtggcaggcagcgtggcaagtgacatccccatctggtagcaggcagcgtggcatctccatctggtagcaggcagtgtggcaagtgacattcccatctggtggaaggcagtgtggcaagtgacatccccatctggtggcaggcagcgtggcaagtgacatcaccatctggtggcaggcagcgtggcaattgacatctccatctggtggcaggcagtgtggcaagtgacattcccatctggtgacaagcaacggtggcaagtgacacgctcagggctcacactcattctgctttatgttgagtttaactatttcattttatattacaatgtaatgatagaaataatgcatttcaatcatcctgacaccataacaaccatggtgccgggatgattgaagcactaacaccagtcattgtctGGGAAAAATCACTTACCCCCGcgcatcgcccccccccctttaatggggggggggggcggcattgaaggacccggccttggggcggcaaagggagtaaatccgggcctggctgcaagacacttgtgtcaagctatgcttcaagtttaaaagctgttattactgtaaaaggatgttgtactaagtactaagattgaatgtcaactggggtttgaataaaactgataatgatgtgagcacagaaaagacatttgtggttatttctttttttttattgtttatttatgaaaTTTTCAAAAAGAGTATACAGTGTATGACAGTGTAACAAGTAAATTCAACTTTTGGTAATACATAGCTGACACATCTTAGACAATGTGGAGATACAGGCACAATCTGACACAGACATGCAAGATAATCAATTATCAAGGCAATGTAAGCTAGCCACAGTCCAAAACAGacagaacaataaaaaaattcagcCATTACCAGAAAAGATTTAAAAAGAAcaagaaaatgaaaacaaagaaagaataacaaaaaaaataaaagaaaatatgcaCCATGGGAATCAAGACTCTTGAGAGGGTTCGGACAGGAAACCGGATGAGAACTCGGAATCATCCCACGTTTTCCAAATGCTCTCAAATAAAGGCAAGGTATCTTCAATCTTAGCAGTTAAATGTTCCATCCTACGTGTATCTATTATAATTGAAAGAACCTGGTGAATAGTAGGGGGTGAAGTAGAGAGCCAGAGCCTAGGGATGGCTCATTTTGCGGCTAAAAGGACAAAAGACATACGTTTCTGAGATGTCTTAGGCAGACTCGTAAGGGGTAGGCCCAATATGAAATGTAAAGGCGACAAGGGTACAGGATGGGATAGCAGCGACTGTAGGAGCTTTTGAATCTTTATCCAAAAAGGGCTAATGAGAGGGCATTCCCAGAAAATATGAAAAAGAGAGCCCACGGCCCCCACGCATCTCCAGCATAATTTAGAAAGGGTAGGGTCACGGGCATGCAATAggtctggggtcctataccaaaaTAGCAAAATTTTAAGGGCAGTCTCCCTATGCACTACACAGCGCAAAATCTTCGAAGTATTAGCCCATATTTTCCCCCAA contains:
- the LOC120916810 gene encoding uncharacterized protein LOC120916810, encoding MSGLSAYKKMNKNDLTAECAGRGIDINGKNREGLIHALQEFDIQANQNLEGTGPERGSATPEPSGSEAASPDRPAETDTGIPRIVTPKPPHEQANTPLLATSMDSPQMQETLQHLRETDPVVYLQFLECQAERDERRAAAEREERQAEREAAQREADRRHELEMTRLQQQRQVQNPGSLEHRDAALPVAPAAKFPVMEKDSDIDVYLLSFEKTFRQYHLPPAQWARYLTPGLRGKALDAYVELSEEQGNDYEALKAAIIQKFQLTPEVYRKRFRSLQKGPGDSYLDVESRLRTTFRQWTKGLKADSFESLEDLMIEDQLLHICPTDVRQFVLERKPTSAKVAAELADTYIHSRVSDHRKASPNGWKGGKSHMATPPPPANQVPQQMEPAVPGAKAFLTNNRTCYTCGKAGHLKAQCPEQKKLTSPGHPASNPSAVLFVSGKPPVTNANLQPVTVGHRTVIGLRDTGAEVTLVRPEVIEETDIIPEKFLTLTGVGGTLSCVPRAYVFIDWGAGSGMREVGVSEEIPTAVLLGADLGTLVSYYVPAKSTQDAPTELSGPTKVLCTDVGVISGKPVDGQREGEGEVEVQGPPYSETGEETPLLGKVTDTGSNDAAMINVKCDDADVDADVDDNALPILVVTRSAAKAAEVQALIAEQQEEVSGPSPCSTPLLSLSSRPCLPQDCWLGLVVLPLKQHCRPTKH